One window of the Triticum dicoccoides isolate Atlit2015 ecotype Zavitan chromosome 3B, WEW_v2.0, whole genome shotgun sequence genome contains the following:
- the LOC119275533 gene encoding ras-related protein Rab7, with protein sequence MASRRRMLLKVIILGDSGVGKTSLMNQYVNNKFSNQYKATIGADFLTKEVKIDDRLFTLQIWDTAGQERFQSLGVAFYRGADCCVLVYDVNVTKSFEKLNNWREEFLIQASPSDPENFPFVLLGNKIDVDGGNSRTVSEKKAKAWCASKGNIPYFETSAKEGFNVEAAFECIARNAIKNEPEEDIYLPDTIDMGGAGRQQRSSGCEC encoded by the exons ATGGCGTCGCGCCGGCGAATGCTCCTCAAGGTCATCATCCTCGGCGACAGCGG GGTCGGGAAGACGTCGCTGATGAACCA GTACGTCAACAACAAGTTCAGCAACCAGTACAAGGCCACCATCGGCGCCGATTTCCTCACCAAGGAGGTCAAGATCGACGACCGCCTCTTCACTCTACAG ATATGGGACACGGCAGGACAGGAACGTTTTCAGAGTCTTGGTGTGGCGTTTTATCGGGGAGCTGACTGTTGTGTTCTTGTATATGATGTCAATGTTACCAAGTCATTTGAAAAACTCAACAACTGGCGTGAGGAATTTCTAATTCAA GCTAGCCCGTCAGATCCAGAGAATTTTCCTTTTGTTTTACTTGGAAACAAGATTGATGTTGATGGTGGTAACAGCAGGACT GTTTCTGAGAAAAAAGCTAAAGCTTGGTGTGCTTCCAAGGGAAACATCCCTTATTTTGAGACGTCTGCTAAAGAAGGCTTCAATGTGGAAGCAGCTTTCGAGTGTATAGCAAGGAATGCCATCAAGAATGAACCTGAAGAAGATAT ATATCTCCCTGATACAATCGACATGGGCGGTGCTGGAAGGCAACAACGCTCGTCAGGTTGTGAATGCTAG
- the LOC119275531 gene encoding RNA-binding protein pno1-like, translated as MEVDRAPTAAAAGGSSSGAMAVDAAGGVEKPRFDALMPSEMSGGRPQYRKVQVPPHRFAPLKKAWLEIYTPVYEHMKVDIRMNLKAKRVELKTRHDTPDVSNLQKCADFVHAFMLGFDIADAVALLRLDDLYVDSFEIKDVKTLRGEHLSRAIGRLSGKGGKTKYAIENSTRTRIVIADTKIHILGSFVNIKVARDSLCSLILGSPAGKVYSKLRAVSARMAERY; from the exons ATGGAAGTCGACAGAGCCCCGACCGCTGCCGCGGCAGGAGGATCCTCCTCTGGCGCGATGGCGGTGGACgcggccggcggcgtggagaagccGCGGTTCGACGCCCTGATGCCAAGCGAGATGAGCGGCGGGAGGCCACAGTACCGCAAGGTCCAGGTGCCGCCGCACCGCTTTGCGCCGCTGAAGAAGGCGTGGCTGGAGATCTACACCCCCGTCTACGAGCACATGAAGGTCGACATCCGCATGAACCTCAAG GCAAAAAGGGTTGAGCTGAAAACAAGGCATGATACACCAGATGTGAGCAACCTTCAGAAGTGTGCGGACTTCGTGCATGCTTTTATGCTTGGATTTGACATTGCCGATGCCGTTGCCTTGCTTCGTCTTGATGACCTGTATGTGGACTCCTTCGAGATCAAGGATGTGAAGACACTTCGAGGGGAGCATCTGTCGCGTGCCATTGGCCGCCTATCAGGGAAAGGAGGCAAGACCAAGTATGCCATTGAGAACTCTACCAGGACTCGCATAGTTATCGCTGATACGAAGATCCACATACTTGGATCCTTCGTTAACATCAAGGTTGCCAGggattcactctgtagtcttatcTTAGGTTCTCCTGCCGGGAAGGTCTATTCGAAGCTAAGGGCTGTATCTGCTAGGATGGCAGAAAGGTATTAG
- the LOC119275532 gene encoding proline-rich receptor-like protein kinase PERK1 has translation MSSPPAAPGPASPPGNRTAPPPASAPPATNSTPPSPPAPAASSPPPSSPLPPPSTPAAPPPSSGTTPATPSLPPPTAPGAPAAPSPPSTTPSPPTDRPTPSAQASPPPPSSALNTATVAGIAVGGLIALLLASLLCFCMLKKKRRHHPHHPPPPPPPHHLHYYGHPPPPPPPPPFKGDQYGWQHNAPPPPPDHVVKMNSHPSSKPPPPPVNVNSSGSGSHFSGGGENRPLQSPFGNALSFSKCTFTYEELAVATNEFSDANLLGQGGFGFVHKGVLPDGTEVAVKQLRDGSGQGEREFQAEVEIISRVHHKHLVTLVGYCISEDKRLLVYEFVPNNTLEFHLHGRRGPTMDWPSRLRIALGSAKGLAYLHEDCHPKIIHRDIKASNILLDYRCEAKVADFGLAKLTSDNNTHVSTRVMGTFGYLAPEYASSGKLTEKSDVFSFGVMLLELITGRRPVSSKQAHMDDSLVDWARPLMTQALEDGNHDALVDPHLGIDFNDNEMARMIACAAACVRHSARRRPRMSQVVRALEGDVSLDDLHEGVRPGHSRFMGSHASSEYDTSQYNEDLKKFRKMALGTSSFQSSQLTPSSDEHERQDPSVQSSDGHRQTQEVELGTTKRDDGDVESQTSMR, from the exons ATGTcgtcgccgcccgccgcgccgGGCCCGGCTTCGCCGCCGGGGAACCGCACGGCCCCGCCCCCGGCCTCGGCTCCGCCCGCTACCAACTCGACGCCCCCTTCGCCGCCGGCGCCAGCGGCATCCTCGCCGCCGCCTTCTTCTCCCCTGCCACCGCCGTCGACGCCCGCCGCGCCGCCCCCGTCCTCCGGCACCACTCCCGCGACGCCCtccctcccgcctcccacggccccCGGGGCGCCCGCCGCGCCGTCTCCCCCGTCGAccacgccgtccccgccgaccgACCGTCCGACGCCGTCCGCCcaggcctcgccgccgccgccgagctcggcgCTCAACACGGCCACGGTGGCGGGGATCGCGGTGGGCGGGCTGATCGCGCTGCTGCTCGCCAGCCTGCTCTGCTTCTGCATGCTCAAGAAGAAGAGGCGGCACCACCCGCACCACCCTCCGCCTCCCCCGCCGCCCCACCACCTGCACTACTACgggcacccgccgccgccgccgcccccgccgccgttcAAAG GGGATCAATATGGGTGGCAGCATAATGCCCCTCCACCACCCCCTGATCATGTCGTGAAGATGAATTCACATCCTTCCTCTAAACCGCCACCTCCTCCAGTCAATGTAAACAGCAGTGGTTCGGGTTCACATTTCTCAGGTGGTGGTGAGAACAGACCCCTGCAATCACCGTTTGGCAACGCCCTCAGCTTCTCGAAATGCACTTTTACTTATGAAGAGTTGGCCGTGGCGACCAATGAATTCTCCGATGCTAATCTTCTCGGGCAAGGTGGTTTTGGGTTTGTTCACAAAGGGGTGCTGCCAGATGGCACAGAAGTTGCCGTTAAGCAATTGAGAGATGGAAGTGGGCAGGGAGAGCGTGAGTTCCAGGCAGAGGTTGAGATTATCAGCCGAGTACATCATAAACATCTCGTGACGTTGGTTGGTTATTGCATTTCTGAAGACAAGAGGTTGCTTGTCTATGAGTTTGTTCCCAATAACACATTAGAATTCCATTTACATG GAAGGCGTGGACCAACTATGGACTGGCCTTCAAGACTACGTATTGCTTTGGGTTCTGCGAAGGGATTGGCGTATCTTCACGAAGACT GCCATCCAAAGATCATTCATCGTGACATAAAGGCATCAAATATTCTTCTGGATTACAGATGTGAAGCTAAG GTGGCAGATTTTGGACTTGCAAAGTTAACCTCTGATAATAACACCCATGTTTCCACCAGAGTAATGGGCACATTTGG GTACCTTGCACCAGAGTATGCTTCTTCTGGCAAGCTAACTGAGAAATCAGATGTCTTTTCTTTTGGAGTAATGCTTCTCGAGTTAATAACTGGGCGCCGTCCTGTAAGTTCAAAACAAGCGCATATGGATGACAGCTTGGTTGACTGG GCAAGGCCTTTGATGACACAAGCACTCGAGGATGGTAATCACGATGCTTTAGTGGATCCCCACTTAGGAATCGACTTCAATGATAACGAGATGGCAAGGATGATCGCCTGCGCAGCCGCATGCGTACGCCATTCTGCACGGCGACGTCCACGCATGAGCCAG GTTGTTCGGGCCCTGGAAGGCGACGTGTCGCTGGACGATCTGCACGAAGGCGTCCGGCCTGGCCACAGCCGGTTCATGGGATCGCACGCCAGCTCCGAGTATGACACGAGCCAGTACAACGAGGACCTGAAGAAGTTCAGGAAGATGGCGCTCGGCACCAGCAGCTTCCAGAGCAGCCAGCTAACGCCGTCCAGCGACGAGCACGAGCGCCAGGACCCGTCCGTCCAGAGCAGCGACGGTCATCGGCAGACGCAGGAGGTGGAGTTGGGGACTACCAAGAGAGACGACGGCGACGTCGAGAGCCAGACTTCCATGAGATGA